Proteins encoded together in one Carya illinoinensis cultivar Pawnee chromosome 3, C.illinoinensisPawnee_v1, whole genome shotgun sequence window:
- the LOC122304406 gene encoding vacuolar protein sorting-associated protein 32 homolog 2, with translation MFSRIFGKPKQETNAVATLDKLNETLEMLEKKEKVLLKKAAAEVEKAKEFTRAKNKRAAIQCLKRKRLYEQQIEQLGNFQLRIHDQMIMLEGAKATTETVDALRTGASAMKAMQKATNIDDVDKTMDEINEQTENMKQIQEALSAPIGAAADFDEDELEAELEELEGAELEEQLLQPATTAPAAPVQVPAGPQRTRPTPKRTAEEDELAALQAEMAL, from the exons ATGTTTAGCCGGATCTTCGGCAAACCTAAGCAGGAAACGAATGCTGTAGCCACCTTAGACAAATTAAATGAG ACGCTTGAAATgttagagaaaaaagagaaagtgcTTTTAAAaaaggctgctgctgaggttgaAAAGGCCAAGGAGTTCACCAGAGCAAAGAACAAGAGGG CTGCTATACAAtgtttgaagaggaagaggctgTATGAACAGCAAATAGAGCAGCTTGGAAATTTCCAATTGCGTATCCATGATCAG ATGATAATGTTAGAAGGTGCAAAAGCAACTACTGAGACTGTAGATGCATTGAGAACAGGAGCTTCTGCAATGAAGGCAATGCAGAAGGCAAC AAATATTGATGATGTGGACAAGACCATGGATGAGATCAATGAGCAGACTGAGAACATGAAACAGATACAGGAAGCATTGTCAGCCCCAATTGGTGCTGCTGCTGATTTTGATGAG GATGAGTTGGAAGCTGAACTTGAAGAGCTTGAAGGTGCTGAACTAGAAGAACAGCTTCTTCAACCGGCAACAACTGCTCCTGCAGCTCCAGTGCAGGTCCCAGCAGGCCCACAACGAACTCGTCCTACTCCGAAGCGTACCGCTGAGGAAGATGAACTAGCTGCACTACAGGCCGAGATGGCACTTTAA